Proteins encoded by one window of Flagellimonas lutaonensis:
- the mazG gene encoding nucleoside triphosphate pyrophosphohydrolase, with the protein MNNRKEQLKAFDRLMTIMDDLRAKCPWDKKQTMQSLRHLTIEETYELGDAILDADMQEIKKELGDLLLHIVFYSKIGSETDDFDIADVANDICEKLINRHPHIYGDVTVANEQEVKQNWENIKLKEGKKSVLQGVPTSLPALVKANRIQEKVAGVGFDWERPEQVFEKLKEELGELQEEVKAGQTNRIEEEFGDVLFSMVNYARFLGVNPENALERTNKKFIERFKFLEEKAKENGKSLKEMTLAEMDVFWEEAKNNDKM; encoded by the coding sequence ATGAACAATAGAAAAGAACAATTGAAGGCCTTTGACCGCCTTATGACCATAATGGATGATCTACGGGCCAAGTGCCCATGGGACAAAAAGCAGACCATGCAATCGCTGCGCCACCTGACCATCGAGGAAACCTACGAACTGGGCGATGCCATTCTTGATGCAGATATGCAAGAAATCAAAAAAGAACTGGGCGATCTGTTGTTGCATATTGTTTTTTACTCAAAAATCGGCTCTGAGACCGATGATTTTGACATTGCAGACGTGGCCAACGATATTTGCGAGAAATTGATCAACCGTCACCCACACATCTACGGCGATGTTACCGTAGCGAACGAACAAGAGGTAAAACAGAATTGGGAGAACATAAAGTTGAAAGAGGGCAAGAAAAGTGTGCTGCAAGGGGTGCCCACTAGTTTGCCGGCCTTGGTCAAGGCCAACCGTATTCAAGAAAAAGTGGCAGGCGTAGGCTTTGATTGGGAGCGTCCCGAACAGGTTTTCGAAAAACTGAAAGAGGAATTGGGCGAACTGCAAGAAGAGGTAAAAGCGGGGCAGACAAACCGTATCGAAGAAGAATTCGGCGATGTATTGTTTTCTATGGTCAATTACGCCCGTTTCTTGGGAGTGAACCCTGAAAATGCGCTGGAACGTACCAATAAAAAGTTCATCGAACGTTTTAAATTTTTGGAAGAAAAAGCCAAAGAAAACGGCAAGTCGTTAAAGGAAATGACACTTGCCGAAATGGATGTTTTTTGGGAGGAGGCAAAGAACAACGATAAAATGTAA
- the bglX gene encoding beta-glucosidase BglX — protein sequence MPRYHITFCLVLFSVFTFNTSLMAQQNFEKQIDSILNLMTLEEKVGQMNQYNGFWDVTGPVPKEGNAAEKYEHLKKGMVGSMLNVHGVENVRKLQELVVNESRLGIPLLFGFDVIHGYKTLAPIPLAEAASWDLEAIERSARIAAKEAAAVGLNWTFAPMVDISRDARWGRVMEGGGEDPYLGAKIGVARVKGFQGDDLAAPNTIAACAKHFAAYGFAEAGRDYNTVDIGLNTLYNIVLPPFEAVVNADVRTVMNAFNILNGIPATGDAFLQREILKGKWNFDGFVISDWGSVGEMVPHGHAENLEHAAELAVKGGSDMDMESTAYVTHLVDLVKAGKVEEKWVDDAVRRILRVKFELGLFEDPFRYCNEKREKERLYHQDHLNGALDMATKSIVLLKNENDLLPLSKDQKNIVIIGDLADDKNSPLGSWRLASDDNTAVSVLEGLHTYTKNYTYVQGPKIFDDKADFLHHVKVHDSTEGITEAVEAAKNAEVVVMVLGEHGFMSGEGRSRTNLNLPGKQLDLLKAVHQVNKNIVLVLMNGRPLTITWEAANIPAILETWHLGSQTGHAISKVLFGDYNPSGKLPMTFPRSVGQIPIYYNHYSTGRPVEQPNVFWSHYGDESNKPLYPFGYGLSYTSFKYDDLRIDSSDPKNINVSVTVANTGKVKGEEVVQLYIHDRVASIVQPVKKLKGFKKIMLAPGETREVTFTLTDAELGFYDQSHNWVVEPGTFDVMVGTSSVEGLSESFTLK from the coding sequence ATGCCGCGCTACCACATTACCTTCTGCCTTGTTCTCTTTTCCGTATTCACTTTCAACACTTCTTTGATGGCCCAACAAAACTTTGAGAAACAGATCGACTCTATACTGAATTTAATGACCCTTGAAGAAAAAGTGGGCCAAATGAACCAATATAACGGCTTTTGGGATGTAACGGGCCCGGTGCCCAAAGAGGGTAATGCCGCTGAGAAGTACGAGCACCTTAAAAAGGGCATGGTGGGATCCATGCTGAACGTACATGGTGTGGAGAATGTTCGAAAGCTACAAGAGCTTGTGGTGAACGAGTCGCGGTTGGGCATTCCGTTGCTATTTGGCTTTGACGTAATACACGGTTATAAGACACTGGCTCCCATTCCCTTGGCCGAAGCGGCCAGTTGGGATCTGGAGGCCATTGAACGTTCGGCCCGTATAGCGGCGAAAGAAGCTGCCGCAGTGGGCCTGAACTGGACCTTTGCCCCTATGGTGGACATTTCCCGTGATGCCCGATGGGGCCGGGTGATGGAAGGCGGTGGTGAAGACCCCTATCTGGGGGCCAAGATCGGGGTGGCCCGTGTCAAAGGCTTTCAGGGCGATGATCTTGCCGCCCCCAATACCATTGCGGCCTGTGCCAAACATTTTGCAGCTTATGGCTTTGCAGAGGCCGGGCGCGATTACAACACAGTCGATATCGGTTTGAACACCTTATACAATATAGTTTTGCCGCCCTTTGAAGCCGTGGTCAACGCAGACGTTCGAACCGTTATGAACGCCTTCAACATATTGAACGGAATACCCGCAACGGGCGATGCCTTTTTGCAACGGGAAATACTCAAGGGAAAATGGAACTTCGATGGCTTTGTCATTTCAGATTGGGGATCCGTTGGTGAAATGGTTCCGCATGGACATGCCGAAAACCTTGAACATGCGGCCGAATTGGCGGTAAAAGGAGGTTCGGACATGGATATGGAATCAACCGCCTATGTTACCCATCTTGTAGATTTGGTCAAAGCCGGAAAAGTAGAAGAAAAGTGGGTAGATGATGCCGTTCGCCGCATTTTAAGGGTGAAGTTTGAACTTGGCCTTTTTGAGGATCCTTTTCGCTATTGCAATGAAAAGCGTGAAAAAGAACGACTTTACCATCAAGACCACCTCAATGGGGCGCTTGATATGGCGACCAAATCGATTGTTCTCTTAAAAAACGAGAACGACCTATTGCCTCTGTCAAAAGACCAAAAAAACATTGTGATTATCGGCGATCTGGCCGATGACAAAAACAGTCCGTTGGGCAGTTGGCGATTGGCCTCTGATGACAATACGGCTGTTTCCGTTTTGGAGGGATTGCACACCTACACCAAAAACTACACCTATGTGCAAGGGCCCAAGATCTTTGATGACAAGGCCGACTTTTTGCACCACGTAAAAGTGCACGACAGCACTGAAGGCATCACCGAAGCTGTGGAAGCCGCCAAGAATGCGGAAGTGGTCGTCATGGTCTTGGGCGAGCACGGCTTTATGAGCGGTGAGGGCCGAAGCCGCACCAACTTGAACCTCCCCGGAAAACAACTTGACCTGCTCAAAGCGGTACACCAGGTGAACAAGAACATCGTTCTGGTATTGATGAACGGTCGCCCACTGACTATTACTTGGGAGGCGGCGAACATTCCCGCCATTCTTGAGACGTGGCATTTGGGAAGCCAAACCGGCCATGCCATTTCCAAGGTTTTGTTCGGTGATTACAACCCGAGTGGCAAATTGCCGATGACCTTTCCCAGAAGTGTGGGGCAAATACCCATCTATTACAACCACTACAGTACGGGAAGACCTGTCGAACAACCCAATGTGTTCTGGTCACACTATGGCGATGAGAGCAATAAACCCCTCTATCCTTTTGGTTACGGTCTGAGCTATACTTCCTTCAAATACGACGACCTTCGAATCGATTCAAGTGACCCAAAGAACATCAATGTCTCTGTAACGGTGGCCAATACAGGAAAGGTCAAGGGGGAGGAAGTGGTACAGTTGTATATTCACGACCGGGTGGCAAGCATTGTGCAGCCCGTGAAAAAATTAAAGGGTTTTAAAAAGATCATGCTGGCACCGGGAGAAACCCGTGAGGTTACCTTCACCCTGACCGATGCCGAATTGGGCTTTTATGATCAATCCCATAACTGGGTGGTAGAACCGGGCACTTTTGACGTGATGGTGGGTACCAGCTCGGTGGAAGGGTTATCGGAAAGCTTTACCCTCAAATAA
- a CDS encoding alpha/beta hydrolase, whose translation MKPVSVLICLFAAVTTFAQEIVQLPMGNTKGIVWAGAEKEYYSPIWYTQVVTNVSVPTMQVFRPSMEHNTGTAVIVAPGGGLYALSINSEGNDVAKWLNKKGITAFVLKYRLVPTGEDGVAEITQLSMSDPDKIREEVAKVIPISIQDGLNAIAHVRKNASEYGVNPEKIGFMGFSASGAVTMGVGYNYSEENKPNFLVPVYPWTDAMPVQDPKPDAPPMIIICATDDPLRLAKGSVALYKSMLDAKKSVALHMYAKGGHGFGMRKQGLPSDHWIERFYEWSVAQGITQPKP comes from the coding sequence ATGAAGCCAGTTTCAGTATTGATCTGCCTTTTTGCCGCAGTTACCACTTTTGCACAAGAAATCGTTCAACTGCCAATGGGCAATACCAAAGGAATTGTATGGGCAGGTGCTGAAAAAGAATACTATTCGCCCATTTGGTACACGCAGGTAGTGACCAATGTTTCGGTACCGACCATGCAGGTTTTTCGCCCTTCGATGGAGCACAACACCGGCACCGCCGTGATCGTGGCCCCCGGTGGTGGGCTCTACGCATTGAGTATCAACAGTGAGGGCAACGATGTGGCCAAATGGCTGAACAAAAAGGGCATCACCGCATTTGTCTTGAAATACCGCTTGGTGCCCACAGGTGAGGATGGGGTCGCTGAAATCACCCAATTGTCAATGTCAGACCCTGATAAAATTAGGGAAGAGGTCGCAAAGGTCATTCCCATTTCCATTCAAGATGGTTTGAACGCCATTGCCCATGTGCGCAAGAATGCCTCAGAATACGGTGTAAATCCTGAAAAGATAGGGTTTATGGGCTTTTCAGCCAGTGGGGCGGTCACGATGGGTGTAGGTTACAACTATTCCGAAGAAAACAAACCCAATTTTCTGGTACCCGTATATCCGTGGACGGATGCCATGCCCGTACAAGATCCAAAACCCGATGCCCCGCCCATGATCATCATCTGTGCCACCGACGACCCCTTGAGGCTGGCAAAAGGTTCGGTCGCGCTTTACAAATCGATGCTTGACGCGAAGAAATCCGTAGCCCTGCACATGTACGCCAAAGGGGGGCATGGGTTCGGTATGCGAAAACAGGGGCTGCCTTCAGACCATTGGATCGAACGTTTTTACGAGTGGTCGGTGGCCCAGGGCATAACCCAACCCAAACCGTAG
- a CDS encoding GDSL-type esterase/lipase family protein, with translation MGQFVWLLLFAFVSMGAQQNESFRDEVLAIEKKYDTLWDASRPTIVFTGSSSIRLWHDLEERFPQYQIINSGFGGSQAYDLLVHLDRLVLKYRPKKVFIYEGDNDISFKKKPRKIVETFKTIAHKIHAKDPTTQIVLISPKPSIARWRLRRRYKRLNRKLKKWAETNPNLNFVDVWGIMLNNRKVNKDLFVEDGLHMNTLGYELWYKALKDHVTIEKTEKNYYYLKE, from the coding sequence ATGGGGCAGTTTGTTTGGCTGTTGCTGTTTGCATTTGTTTCGATGGGTGCCCAGCAAAATGAAAGTTTTCGGGATGAGGTGCTCGCAATCGAAAAAAAGTATGATACCCTTTGGGACGCTTCAAGGCCTACCATTGTCTTTACGGGCAGTTCGAGCATTCGCCTATGGCACGATCTGGAAGAACGCTTTCCGCAGTACCAGATCATCAACTCTGGCTTTGGGGGCTCACAAGCCTACGACCTACTGGTGCATTTAGATAGGTTGGTATTGAAATACCGTCCTAAAAAAGTATTCATTTACGAGGGCGACAATGATATCAGCTTTAAAAAGAAACCACGAAAAATAGTGGAGACCTTCAAGACCATCGCACATAAAATTCATGCCAAGGACCCGACCACCCAAATAGTGCTGATATCGCCCAAACCCAGCATTGCCCGTTGGCGGTTGCGCAGGCGCTACAAACGGCTCAACCGAAAGCTCAAAAAGTGGGCCGAGACCAACCCCAATCTGAACTTTGTGGACGTTTGGGGTATAATGCTCAACAACCGAAAGGTCAATAAAGACCTCTTTGTTGAAGACGGCCTGCATATGAACACATTGGGGTATGAACTCTGGTACAAGGCCCTAAAAGACCATGTCACCATTGAAAAAACCGAAAAAAACTATTATTATTTGAAAGAATAA
- a CDS encoding family 20 glycosylhydrolase: protein MLRSTIFKSSLAILLIVVVAACGEQKKKITYPETDLAEAPLIPKPLKVVPTHSAFGLDAKTAIYTTQTDPAFEKVGVFLAQTIKDRLNLDLYVNGGTDETVERIIFINQTDTVGSDNPEAYQLYIKNDSVLLNAKTAEGAFRGIQTLRQLIPETSNDTLAERPMWLIPSGKIIDEPIFEYRGAMLDVARHFFTVDEVKKFIDLLAYYKYNAFHMHLSDDQGWRIEIKSWPKLTQVGGQTEVGGGPGGFYTQEEFKELVDYAAERYIQIIPEIDMPGHTNAASFSYPILDGTGKKLRAYTGTHVGFSTFDARKDTVYAFVDDVVREIAAISPSPFFHIGGDESHATKKNDYIHFVEKVEKIVQKHGKRMVGWNEIAQAKIDPSTVVHLWNEPHHALKAAQNGSKIILSPAKRAYLDMQYDSLSKHGLHWAAFIPVDSAYVWDPATYVEGLPRESILGFEAPLWSETISNSAELEYLAFPRAIGYAELAWTPAEQRDWESYRKRLAEQTPYLDRMNVNYYPSKLIDWKENKYTFKEIEKD from the coding sequence ATGTTGAGATCGACCATCTTCAAAAGTTCGTTGGCCATTTTGCTTATTGTAGTGGTAGCGGCCTGTGGCGAACAGAAAAAGAAAATAACGTATCCTGAAACCGATTTGGCCGAAGCCCCCCTTATTCCCAAGCCCTTGAAAGTGGTACCGACCCATTCGGCTTTTGGCCTCGATGCCAAAACAGCCATTTATACTACGCAGACCGACCCCGCCTTTGAAAAAGTGGGTGTTTTTCTCGCCCAAACGATCAAAGACCGCTTGAACCTTGATCTGTATGTAAATGGCGGTACCGATGAGACGGTTGAGCGCATCATCTTTATCAACCAGACCGATACCGTTGGTTCCGATAACCCCGAGGCGTATCAGCTCTACATCAAAAACGACTCTGTCTTACTGAACGCAAAGACTGCCGAGGGGGCCTTTCGTGGCATACAGACCCTACGGCAACTGATTCCCGAAACCAGCAACGACACCTTGGCCGAACGGCCCATGTGGTTGATTCCTTCCGGAAAAATCATCGATGAGCCGATTTTCGAATACCGCGGGGCGATGCTCGATGTGGCACGGCATTTTTTTACGGTTGATGAAGTTAAAAAGTTCATCGACCTACTGGCCTATTACAAGTACAACGCGTTTCATATGCACCTGTCAGACGACCAAGGGTGGCGTATTGAGATAAAGTCGTGGCCGAAACTGACCCAGGTCGGCGGACAGACCGAGGTGGGCGGTGGCCCCGGTGGGTTCTATACCCAAGAAGAGTTTAAAGAACTGGTCGATTATGCCGCCGAACGGTACATACAGATCATTCCTGAAATCGACATGCCCGGCCATACCAATGCGGCCTCGTTCAGCTACCCCATATTGGATGGTACCGGCAAAAAGTTGCGTGCCTATACGGGCACCCATGTGGGATTCAGCACTTTCGACGCCCGTAAAGATACCGTGTACGCCTTTGTAGACGATGTGGTACGAGAGATAGCGGCCATTTCACCCAGTCCCTTCTTCCATATCGGGGGCGATGAGAGCCATGCCACCAAAAAGAACGATTATATACATTTTGTTGAAAAGGTGGAGAAAATCGTGCAAAAGCACGGCAAGCGAATGGTGGGGTGGAACGAGATCGCCCAGGCCAAAATCGACCCCTCAACGGTGGTACACCTTTGGAACGAGCCCCACCACGCCCTGAAAGCGGCCCAAAACGGCTCAAAGATCATTCTATCGCCTGCCAAAAGGGCCTACTTGGACATGCAGTACGATTCACTCTCAAAACATGGTCTGCATTGGGCGGCCTTTATACCTGTTGACAGTGCCTACGTTTGGGATCCGGCCACCTATGTCGAAGGCTTGCCACGCGAAAGCATTTTGGGCTTTGAGGCGCCCCTTTGGTCAGAGACCATCAGCAACAGTGCCGAGCTGGAGTACCTGGCCTTTCCACGGGCCATCGGCTATGCCGAACTGGCATGGACACCTGCCGAACAGCGCGATTGGGAGAGCTATAGAAAGCGCTTGGCCGAACAGACCCCCTACCTCGACCGTATGAACGTGAATTATTACCCCTCAAAACTGATTGATTGGAAAGAAAATAAATACACTTTTAAAGAAATCGAGAAGGATTAA
- a CDS encoding VOC family protein, with protein MTKNLDPFEDAALTTILVVSDMAKSKSFYVDVLGVEIYREYGGDSLVLQFLGNWLLLVSPGGPTEDKPDTHFMPPMDKNSVSQSFTIRVKDCVRSYQVLQ; from the coding sequence ATGACCAAAAATCTTGACCCCTTTGAAGATGCTGCCCTGACCACCATCTTGGTCGTTTCCGATATGGCAAAATCAAAATCGTTTTATGTAGATGTGCTCGGAGTTGAAATCTATCGCGAATATGGCGGCGATTCGCTGGTATTGCAGTTTTTGGGCAACTGGCTGCTGCTGGTCAGCCCGGGTGGCCCAACAGAAGACAAACCCGATACCCATTTTATGCCGCCGATGGACAAAAATTCAGTAAGCCAATCGTTTACGATTCGCGTCAAAGACTGTGTTCGATCATACCAGGTCTTACAATAA
- a CDS encoding SRPBCC family protein: MKTTDPPIIIEKNIEVSKDQLWKALTDPGQMRQWFFENIPDFRPVVGFETEFPVVSDGKTFTHLWQVTEAKPHEKISYRWRYAEYGGDSVVHFQINGSGDDCQLQLTLEILKAFPQDIAEFKRESGIAGWNYFLDRLKIYLEAS; this comes from the coding sequence ATGAAAACCACCGACCCGCCCATTATTATTGAAAAAAACATTGAAGTTTCAAAAGACCAGTTGTGGAAGGCCCTGACCGACCCCGGCCAGATGCGGCAATGGTTCTTTGAGAACATTCCTGATTTTAGGCCCGTGGTAGGTTTTGAGACCGAATTTCCAGTGGTCTCAGATGGCAAGACATTTACACATCTTTGGCAAGTTACCGAGGCCAAGCCCCATGAAAAGATAAGTTACCGATGGCGGTATGCCGAGTATGGGGGTGACTCCGTCGTACATTTTCAAATCAACGGTTCGGGCGATGATTGCCAGCTACAGCTCACCCTTGAAATCCTCAAAGCTTTTCCACAAGACATTGCCGAGTTCAAGCGCGAAAGCGGCATTGCCGGTTGGAACTATTTTTTAGATAGG